The Mesorhizobium koreense genome includes a window with the following:
- a CDS encoding NAD(P)-dependent oxidoreductase, translating to MKKIGFVGLGTMGGPMARNVLKKGFPVKGFDLNPDALEKLAGAGGTTAGSPKKAAEGVDVLITMLPDGPDVEHAILGEDGAIHGLKPGAVVIDMSTIDPAYTRKIGKALAERGIAMVDSPVGKTADHAIAGTLTLIVGGDPKVVDEVRPVLDCMGTDYFYCGELGMGEAMKLANNFLANTILSATSEALVMGIKAGLSLETMMSVMRTTMAWNNQLGVSLPKKALADDFSLGFMVRLAEKDHRLAVQMAKSLGVETPVGSAAFDVLKQASTNGLASLDVSAVLRLREEQAGVKVRMAR from the coding sequence ATGAAGAAAATCGGATTTGTCGGTTTGGGCACCATGGGCGGACCGATGGCACGGAACGTGCTGAAGAAGGGTTTCCCCGTGAAGGGCTTCGACCTCAATCCCGACGCCCTGGAAAAGCTTGCAGGAGCCGGCGGCACCACTGCCGGCTCCCCGAAAAAAGCGGCGGAAGGCGTAGATGTGCTGATCACCATGCTGCCGGATGGTCCCGATGTGGAGCACGCTATCCTTGGCGAAGACGGTGCCATTCACGGCCTGAAACCGGGCGCGGTGGTGATCGACATGAGCACGATCGACCCGGCTTACACCAGAAAAATCGGCAAGGCGCTCGCCGAGCGCGGTATCGCCATGGTGGACAGCCCGGTCGGCAAGACTGCCGACCACGCCATTGCTGGGACGCTGACGCTGATTGTCGGCGGCGACCCCAAGGTGGTCGATGAGGTGCGGCCCGTCCTCGACTGCATGGGAACGGACTATTTCTACTGCGGCGAACTTGGCATGGGCGAGGCGATGAAACTCGCCAACAATTTCCTTGCCAACACCATCCTCTCGGCGACCAGCGAAGCGCTTGTCATGGGCATCAAAGCCGGCCTTAGCCTGGAGACGATGATGTCGGTGATGCGGACCACCATGGCCTGGAACAACCAGCTCGGTGTGTCGCTGCCGAAGAAGGCGCTCGCCGACGATTTCTCGCTCGGCTTCATGGTGCGGCTGGCCGAAAAGGATCACCGGCTGGCGGTTCAGATGGCGAAGTCGCTCGGCGTCGAGACGCCGGTTGGATCAGCGGCGTTCGATGTGCTGAAGCAGGCTTCGACCAACGGGCTTGCCAGCCTCGATGTCAGCGCTGTCCTGCGCTTGCGCGAGGAGCAAGCCGGGGTGAAGGTGCGGATGGCGCGCTAG
- a CDS encoding ABC transporter substrate-binding protein: MTRRKDNGINRRTLLAAGAAGLGAVALYRPSIARAAEEASVSVGRQPWAAANSPITEYMMQQKLFEKHAAKLGYNLKVDWRDYPSAMPQVEAFVSNNLDLGMWGNTPIIRGIAAKQPWSILNVGEGHLRFVLATRPDSGIRNVQDLKGKTIGALLGGDPYNALSQILLYQLGSGDPKANGIKIVNTPTQAQAATVPTGLDAAVVIYPAFLKAQKDVGTVGIVNSYGYTEDHYKGPEGEGAGILLPSVKKSPFYPDGYYLHRSMWMAQNKLLEKTPKLAVAFMSAQQEALEALVKMDPGDVSQLVKKYWELPPDLGAKVWKDDVLYARKWVWSTRGDVSAVVAASKFMVAGGLIPQPTTWDQINEAISKGAPLMQQAYEASGKVPDESAFTAKDVADVRGLPVWEQSKWPQEN, encoded by the coding sequence ATGACCCGCAGAAAAGACAATGGCATAAACCGGCGTACCCTGCTTGCGGCAGGCGCGGCCGGCCTCGGCGCCGTGGCGCTTTACCGGCCTTCGATCGCGCGTGCGGCGGAAGAGGCATCTGTCTCCGTCGGCCGCCAGCCCTGGGCGGCGGCGAATTCGCCGATTACTGAATACATGATGCAGCAAAAACTCTTCGAGAAGCATGCTGCCAAGCTGGGCTACAATCTCAAGGTCGACTGGCGCGACTATCCGTCGGCGATGCCGCAGGTCGAGGCCTTCGTCAGCAACAATCTAGACCTCGGCATGTGGGGGAACACGCCGATCATTCGCGGCATCGCAGCCAAGCAGCCCTGGAGCATTCTCAATGTCGGCGAGGGCCATTTGCGCTTCGTGTTGGCGACCCGCCCCGACAGCGGCATCCGCAATGTCCAGGACCTGAAGGGGAAGACGATCGGCGCGCTTCTCGGCGGCGATCCTTACAACGCCCTTTCCCAGATCCTGCTCTACCAGCTTGGCTCAGGCGATCCCAAGGCGAACGGCATCAAGATCGTCAATACGCCGACCCAGGCGCAGGCCGCCACGGTGCCGACCGGCCTCGATGCCGCCGTCGTCATCTATCCGGCCTTCCTAAAGGCGCAGAAGGATGTCGGCACCGTCGGTATCGTCAATTCCTACGGCTATACGGAAGACCACTACAAGGGTCCCGAGGGCGAAGGCGCCGGCATCCTGCTCCCGTCGGTGAAGAAGTCACCTTTCTACCCGGACGGCTACTACCTGCACCGCTCCATGTGGATGGCGCAGAACAAGCTGCTGGAAAAGACACCGAAGCTGGCGGTCGCTTTCATGAGTGCCCAGCAGGAGGCGCTGGAGGCGCTCGTCAAGATGGATCCCGGCGATGTGTCGCAGCTCGTCAAGAAATACTGGGAGCTGCCGCCGGACCTCGGCGCCAAAGTATGGAAGGACGACGTGCTCTATGCCCGCAAATGGGTGTGGTCGACCCGCGGCGATGTCAGCGCGGTCGTGGCCGCCTCGAAGTTCATGGTCGCCGGCGGCCTCATCCCGCAGCCGACCACATGGGATCAGATCAACGAGGCGATTTCGAAGGGCGCCCCTCTCATGCAGCAGGCCTACGAGGCTTCCGGCAAGGTGCCGGACGAGTCGGCCTTCACGGCCAAGGACGTGGCCGATGTGCGTGGCCTGCCGGTCTGGGAACAGTCGAAGTGGCCACAGGAAAACTGA
- a CDS encoding ABC transporter ATP-binding protein gives METLNDAAPKLRLRDVRKEFVLPRTGERTVALEDIDLDVKPGEFLCIVGPSGCGKTTILNMIAGLTAPTSGSLELDGKFIEGPGAERGVVFQDYALFPWKTVRENIEFGPRYRKGSTLTKQQRDERVRHFIELVALSGAENKYPYELSGGMRQRCAFARALANDPDVLLMDEPFAALDAQTRVILQEELLRIWGETGVEAERRTVVFITHGIDEAVFLADRVVVMGSHPGRIREIETVNLPRPRKPEVRASAAFQELVEHIWQLIRDEAYAATVRA, from the coding sequence ATGGAAACGCTGAACGACGCCGCGCCGAAGCTCCGCCTGCGCGACGTGCGCAAGGAATTCGTCCTACCGAGGACGGGCGAGCGAACCGTCGCGCTGGAGGACATCGACCTCGACGTGAAGCCGGGCGAATTCCTTTGCATCGTCGGGCCCTCCGGATGCGGCAAGACCACGATCCTCAACATGATCGCGGGCCTCACGGCGCCGACCAGCGGCAGCCTCGAACTCGACGGCAAATTCATAGAAGGCCCAGGCGCCGAGCGCGGCGTCGTTTTCCAGGATTATGCGCTGTTTCCCTGGAAGACCGTGCGGGAGAACATCGAATTCGGGCCGCGCTACCGCAAGGGCTCGACGCTCACCAAACAGCAACGGGACGAGCGCGTCCGCCACTTCATCGAGCTGGTGGCGCTGAGCGGGGCGGAAAACAAATATCCCTACGAGCTCTCCGGCGGCATGCGTCAGCGCTGTGCCTTCGCACGCGCCCTTGCGAACGATCCCGATGTGCTCCTGATGGACGAGCCGTTCGCCGCGCTCGACGCGCAGACGCGAGTCATCCTGCAGGAGGAACTCCTGCGCATCTGGGGCGAGACCGGTGTGGAGGCCGAGCGGCGGACAGTAGTCTTCATCACCCACGGCATCGACGAAGCGGTGTTCCTGGCCGACCGGGTCGTGGTGATGGGGAGTCATCCCGGCAGGATCCGGGAAATCGAAACCGTCAACCTGCCGCGCCCGCGCAAGCCGGAGGTACGGGCAAGCGCGGCCTTTCAGGAACTCGTCGAGCATATCTGGCAGCTCATACGCGACGAAGCCTATGCCGCCACGGTCAGAGCATAA
- a CDS encoding ABC transporter permease: MTRLAGSSLLRATVLPVGLLVLWQLLVTFGSHSPRTPMPTHVVAAAWNLIGSGDLPLALIQSLGRVLAGFAWAAAFALVLGALMGTYRAIDRSIDPLVESFRSIAPIALLPLAILWFGTGTPAAAFIVGYAAFFPMIVNTIHGVKSVDPQLVRAARTLGVDRLTVLRTVVLPGALPYIFVGARLALGVAWTSIIAAELAVGAKAGGGSTGGIGQMMFVFYAYSVDLNGIIVCMISVGLVALVIDRGLRRLEQWMMPWKR, from the coding sequence ATGACGCGCCTGGCCGGATCCTCGCTGCTACGCGCGACCGTGCTCCCGGTCGGACTGCTGGTCCTTTGGCAACTGCTCGTGACCTTCGGTTCGCATTCGCCGCGCACGCCGATGCCGACCCATGTCGTGGCGGCGGCGTGGAACCTTATCGGCAGCGGCGATCTTCCGCTCGCGCTGATCCAGAGCCTCGGCCGCGTACTCGCCGGCTTTGCCTGGGCCGCCGCCTTCGCGCTCGTCCTCGGCGCACTGATGGGAACCTATCGCGCCATCGACCGGTCGATCGACCCGCTGGTGGAAAGCTTCCGATCGATCGCGCCGATAGCGCTCCTGCCTCTCGCCATTTTGTGGTTCGGGACAGGAACGCCCGCGGCCGCTTTCATCGTCGGCTATGCCGCCTTCTTCCCGATGATCGTCAACACCATCCATGGCGTGAAGAGCGTCGACCCGCAGCTCGTCCGCGCTGCCCGTACACTTGGTGTCGACCGCCTCACCGTCCTGCGGACGGTCGTGCTGCCGGGCGCCCTTCCCTACATCTTCGTCGGTGCCCGGTTGGCGCTCGGCGTCGCTTGGACCTCGATCATCGCCGCCGAACTCGCCGTCGGCGCCAAGGCCGGCGGCGGTTCAACCGGCGGCATCGGCCAGATGATGTTCGTGTTCTACGCCTACAGCGTCGATCTGAACGGCATCATCGTGTGCATGATCTCTGTCGGGCTTGTCGCGCTTGTGATCGATCGGGGGCTGCGCCGGCTCGAACAATGGATGATGCCATGGAAACGCTGA
- a CDS encoding ABC transporter permease — MLEVAVYLRTMVVFLLVWQAAAMWIGNPILLPTPIDVGQSFVELAGTGEMVTNVVVSVSRLVLSFLLAGVIAVPLGFAMGLNRTLFEMIDPTMELLRPISGIAWIPLGLFILGIGDALPTAIMFYGAFFPLLVNTITAVRSVDRSYLNAARTLGVGRTTILTQVIIPAALPGILVGARLAAGAGWMSMVAAELIGAPSGLGFAVEWYRELLMTPKVLAFVVLIGLMGYLFDRALRYLQRSLTRWAEPRNAS; from the coding sequence GTGTTAGAGGTCGCCGTCTACCTGCGTACGATGGTCGTTTTCCTGCTCGTCTGGCAGGCGGCGGCAATGTGGATAGGCAATCCCATCCTCCTGCCGACGCCCATCGATGTCGGCCAAAGCTTCGTGGAACTGGCCGGCACCGGCGAGATGGTGACCAATGTCGTCGTCAGCGTCAGCCGCCTCGTCCTCAGCTTCCTGCTCGCAGGGGTGATCGCGGTGCCGCTCGGCTTCGCCATGGGCCTCAACCGCACCCTCTTCGAGATGATCGATCCCACGATGGAATTGCTGCGGCCGATCTCGGGCATCGCCTGGATCCCGCTCGGCCTGTTCATCCTCGGCATTGGCGACGCACTGCCGACGGCGATCATGTTCTACGGCGCCTTCTTCCCGCTCCTTGTCAACACGATCACGGCCGTGCGCTCCGTCGACCGCTCTTATTTGAACGCAGCGCGTACACTCGGCGTCGGCAGGACAACAATTCTGACGCAGGTGATCATTCCCGCCGCACTCCCCGGCATCCTCGTCGGCGCGCGGCTGGCCGCCGGGGCCGGCTGGATGTCGATGGTCGCAGCGGAACTGATCGGGGCGCCGTCCGGCCTCGGCTTTGCGGTCGAATGGTACCGGGAATTGCTGATGACGCCGAAAGTGCTCGCCTTTGTCGTCCTCATCGGCCTGATGGGCTACCTGTTCGACCGGGCGCTGCGTTATCTCCAGCGCTCCCTGACGCGCTGGGCCGAGCCAAGGAACGCCTCATGA